From the genome of Streptomyces sp. NBC_01260, one region includes:
- a CDS encoding zinc-dependent metalloprotease: protein MTSIGGAGMVDWNLAVATATRLVRPGPEISREEAREVVAELRRHAKAAEEHVRAFTRMIPEGTEPEDTPVLVVDRTGWIKANVAGFRELLRPLLEKMEERRGGGTGGAVIGAVGSKVTGVEVGMLLSFLASRVLGQYETFAPATRDLPASADGGGRLLLVAPNIVHVERELEVDPHDFRLWVALHEETHRTQFTAVPWLRDHLQGEIQSFLDETDVDPMTVLERLREAAQSLAGGRPEGEEGEDGGRSLVEVVQTPAQREILGRLTAVMSLLEGHADYVMDGVGPEVVSSVGEIREKFQQRRARGASRLDQALRKLLGLDAKLRQYQEGERFVRAVVDEVGMDGFNRVWTSPNTLPTKAEIAKPEDWIARVHRRAES, encoded by the coding sequence ATGACGAGCATCGGTGGTGCGGGGATGGTCGACTGGAATCTCGCGGTTGCGACCGCGACCCGACTTGTGCGGCCGGGGCCCGAGATCAGCCGCGAGGAGGCCCGCGAGGTCGTCGCGGAGCTGCGCAGGCATGCCAAGGCCGCGGAGGAACACGTCCGTGCCTTCACCCGGATGATCCCGGAGGGGACCGAACCGGAGGACACCCCGGTCCTGGTCGTCGACCGGACCGGCTGGATCAAGGCGAACGTGGCGGGCTTCCGCGAGCTGCTGCGCCCCCTCCTGGAGAAGATGGAGGAACGGCGTGGCGGCGGCACGGGCGGCGCCGTGATCGGCGCGGTCGGCTCCAAGGTGACCGGGGTGGAGGTGGGGATGCTGCTGTCGTTCCTGGCCTCCCGGGTCCTCGGCCAGTACGAGACGTTCGCCCCCGCCACCCGTGACCTCCCCGCCTCGGCCGACGGCGGCGGCAGGCTCCTGCTGGTCGCGCCGAACATCGTCCACGTCGAACGGGAGCTGGAGGTCGACCCGCACGACTTCCGCCTCTGGGTCGCCCTCCACGAGGAGACCCACCGCACCCAGTTCACCGCGGTGCCCTGGCTCCGCGACCATCTGCAGGGCGAGATCCAGTCATTCCTCGACGAGACCGACGTCGACCCGATGACGGTGCTGGAACGGCTCCGCGAGGCCGCCCAGTCGCTGGCCGGCGGCCGGCCCGAGGGCGAGGAGGGCGAGGACGGCGGGCGCAGCCTCGTCGAGGTCGTGCAGACCCCCGCCCAGCGCGAGATCCTCGGCAGGCTCACCGCGGTGATGTCCCTGCTGGAGGGGCACGCGGACTACGTGATGGACGGCGTCGGCCCCGAGGTGGTGTCCTCCGTCGGCGAGATCCGGGAGAAGTTCCAGCAGCGCAGGGCGCGCGGCGCGAGCCGGCTCGATCAGGCGCTGCGCAAGCTCCTGGGCCTCGACGCCAAGCTGCGCCAGTACCAGGAGGGCGAGCGGTTCGTGCGCGCCGTGGTCGACGAGGTCGGCATGGACGGCTTCAACCGGGTCTGGACCTCGCCCAACACCCTTCCGACCAAGGCGGAGATCGCCAAGCCGGAGGACTGGATCGCGAGGGTGCACCGTAGGGCAGAGTCATGA
- the tilS gene encoding tRNA lysidine(34) synthetase TilS, with protein sequence MGPHPAVAAIRLAVRRVLHDVLTDFTEQTERAPHAGRAPHPELAEAGTGRRRAALPERPDTPLVLVACSGGADSMALASALAFEARKLAVRAGGITVDHGLQDGSDTRATEVVGRLAAMDLDPVEAVAVQVGHGGGPEAAARDARYAALDAAAERHGAAAVLLGHTRDDQAETVLLGLARGSGIRSLSGMAAASGPAGRYRRPFLQLDRQTARKACLVQSLTVWDDPHNIDPAYTRSRLRHEGLPALEKALGKGVVEALARTAQLSRDDADALDTWAAEAERDVRDDAGRLECAKLCALPPAVRRRVLRRAAIEAGSPAGSLFARHIEEVDRLITGWRGQQAINLPGRVEALRQGGRLVIRQS encoded by the coding sequence ATGGGTCCCCATCCTGCGGTCGCGGCGATACGCCTGGCGGTCCGCCGCGTACTCCACGACGTACTCACCGACTTCACCGAACAGACCGAACGCGCTCCGCACGCCGGACGCGCCCCGCACCCCGAGCTCGCCGAAGCCGGCACCGGCAGGCGGCGCGCCGCACTCCCCGAACGCCCCGATACCCCGCTGGTGCTGGTGGCATGCTCCGGTGGCGCCGATTCCATGGCACTCGCCTCCGCCCTCGCCTTCGAGGCCCGCAAACTCGCCGTCCGGGCCGGCGGGATCACCGTCGACCACGGCCTCCAGGACGGCTCCGACACCCGGGCCACCGAGGTCGTCGGCCGTCTCGCCGCCATGGACCTCGACCCGGTCGAGGCCGTCGCGGTGCAGGTCGGCCACGGCGGCGGGCCCGAGGCCGCCGCCCGTGACGCCCGCTACGCCGCACTGGACGCGGCGGCCGAACGCCACGGCGCCGCCGCCGTCCTGCTCGGCCACACCCGCGACGACCAGGCGGAGACGGTGCTGCTGGGCCTCGCCCGCGGCTCCGGCATCCGCTCCCTCTCCGGCATGGCCGCCGCGTCCGGCCCGGCCGGCCGCTACCGCCGTCCCTTCCTCCAGCTCGACCGGCAGACCGCCCGCAAGGCCTGTCTGGTCCAGTCCCTGACGGTCTGGGACGACCCGCACAACATCGACCCCGCCTACACCCGCTCCCGGCTGCGTCACGAGGGCCTGCCCGCCCTGGAGAAGGCGCTGGGCAAAGGAGTCGTCGAGGCCCTGGCCCGTACGGCGCAGCTCTCCCGTGACGACGCCGACGCCCTGGACACCTGGGCCGCCGAGGCCGAGCGTGACGTACGCGACGACGCGGGCCGGCTGGAGTGCGCCAAGCTCTGCGCTCTGCCGCCCGCCGTCCGCCGCCGGGTACTGCGCCGGGCGGCCATAGAGGCGGGCTCCCCGGCCGGTTCCCTGTTCGCCCGGCACATCGAGGAAGTCGACCGTCTCATCACCGGATGGCGCGGCCAGCAGGCCATCAACCTCCCCGGCCGCGTCGAAGCCCTGCGCCAGGGTGGCAGACTGGTGATTCGGCAGAGCTGA
- the hpt gene encoding hypoxanthine phosphoribosyltransferase, with amino-acid sequence MGTDLQSVLLTKEEIDAKLVELAAKIDAEYAGRDLLLVGVLKGAVMVMADLARALSTPVTMDWMAVSSYGAGTQSSGVVRILKDLDTDIKGKHVLIVEDIIDSGLTLSWLMSNLGSREPASLEICTLLRKPDAAKVALDCKWVGFDIPNEFVVGYGLDYAEKYRNLPFVGTLAPHVYGG; translated from the coding sequence ATGGGCACCGACCTTCAGTCGGTGCTCCTCACCAAGGAAGAGATCGACGCGAAGCTCGTCGAGCTGGCCGCGAAGATCGACGCGGAGTACGCGGGCAGGGACCTGCTCCTCGTCGGTGTCCTCAAGGGCGCGGTGATGGTCATGGCGGACCTGGCGCGCGCCCTGTCCACCCCCGTCACCATGGACTGGATGGCCGTCTCCTCGTACGGTGCGGGCACCCAGTCCTCCGGTGTCGTCCGGATCCTCAAGGACCTGGACACCGACATCAAGGGCAAGCACGTCCTGATCGTCGAGGACATCATCGACTCGGGCCTGACCCTGTCCTGGCTGATGTCGAACCTGGGCTCGCGCGAGCCCGCCTCGCTGGAGATCTGCACCCTGCTGCGCAAGCCCGACGCGGCGAAGGTCGCGCTCGACTGCAAGTGGGTCGGCTTCGACATCCCCAACGAGTTCGTCGTCGGCTATGGGCTGGACTACGCGGAGAAGTACCGCAACCTCCCCTTCGTCGGTACCCTCGCCCCGCACGTCTACGGCGGCTGA
- the ftsH gene encoding ATP-dependent zinc metalloprotease FtsH has product MDVKRYFRGPVMWIVLAVLAVVVLMQVVGSSGGYKTVDTGKVIQAISKNQVEQAKLTTGDDQILKIELKDGQKLSGESGSKFQASYIGNQGVELADTLQKKFESGDIGKGYTVSPSKQSPFVSILFSLLPFVLIVVVFLFLMNQMQGGGSKVMQFGKSKAKLITKDTPKTTFADVAGSDEAVEELYEIKEFLQEPAKFQAVGAKIPKGVLLYGPPGTGKTLLARAVAGEAGVPFYSISGSDFVEMFVGVGASRVRDLFEQAKANAPAIVFVDEIDAVGRHRGAGMGGGHDEREQTLNQLLVEMDGFDVKGGVILIAATNRPDILDPALLRPGRFDRQIAVDRPDMIGRLEILKVHQKGKPVAPDVDLGAVARRTPGFTGADLSNVLNEAALLTARSNKKLIDNSMLDEAIDRVVAGPQKRTRIMSEKEKKITAYHEGGHALVAAASPQSDPVHKITILSRGRALGYTMVLPEEDKYSTTRNEMLDQLAYMLGGRAAEELVFHDPTTGAANDIEKATATARAMVTQYGMTERLGAIKFGGDNTEPFVGREMGHQRDYSEEVAALVDEEVKKLIESAHNDAWEILVENRDVLDALVLQLLEKETLGKAEIAEIFAPIVRRPARPAWTGSARRTPSTRPPVLSPKELALTNGATTANGSSVADVVPATESIPEERPES; this is encoded by the coding sequence ATGGACGTGAAGCGATACTTCCGTGGGCCGGTCATGTGGATCGTGCTGGCCGTCCTCGCCGTGGTCGTGTTGATGCAGGTCGTCGGCTCGTCCGGCGGCTACAAGACGGTGGACACCGGCAAGGTGATCCAGGCGATCAGTAAGAACCAGGTGGAGCAGGCCAAGCTCACCACCGGTGACGATCAAATCCTCAAGATTGAGCTGAAGGACGGCCAGAAACTCTCCGGCGAGTCCGGCAGCAAGTTCCAGGCGAGCTACATCGGCAACCAGGGCGTCGAGCTGGCCGACACGCTGCAGAAGAAGTTCGAGAGCGGTGACATCGGGAAGGGTTACACCGTCTCGCCGTCGAAGCAGTCCCCGTTCGTCTCGATCCTCTTCTCGCTGCTGCCCTTCGTTCTCATCGTGGTCGTCTTCCTGTTTCTGATGAACCAGATGCAGGGTGGCGGCTCCAAGGTCATGCAGTTCGGCAAGTCCAAGGCCAAGCTGATCACCAAGGACACCCCGAAGACGACGTTCGCCGATGTGGCGGGCTCGGACGAGGCGGTCGAGGAGCTCTACGAGATCAAGGAGTTCCTCCAGGAGCCGGCGAAGTTCCAGGCCGTCGGCGCCAAGATCCCCAAGGGTGTCCTGCTGTACGGGCCTCCCGGTACCGGCAAGACGCTGCTCGCACGCGCCGTCGCCGGCGAGGCGGGCGTCCCGTTCTACTCGATCTCCGGTTCCGACTTCGTCGAGATGTTCGTCGGTGTCGGTGCCTCCCGGGTGCGTGACCTCTTCGAGCAGGCCAAGGCGAACGCTCCGGCGATCGTCTTCGTCGACGAGATCGACGCCGTCGGCCGGCACCGCGGTGCCGGTATGGGCGGCGGTCACGACGAGCGCGAGCAGACGCTGAACCAGCTGCTCGTCGAGATGGACGGCTTCGACGTGAAGGGCGGCGTCATCCTGATCGCCGCCACGAACCGGCCGGACATCCTCGACCCGGCGCTGCTGCGCCCGGGCCGCTTCGACCGGCAGATCGCGGTCGACCGGCCGGACATGATCGGCCGGCTGGAGATCCTCAAGGTCCACCAGAAGGGCAAGCCGGTCGCACCGGACGTCGATCTCGGCGCCGTTGCCCGTCGTACGCCCGGCTTCACCGGTGCCGACCTGTCGAACGTGCTGAACGAAGCGGCGCTCCTCACGGCGCGCAGCAACAAGAAGCTGATCGACAACAGCATGCTCGACGAGGCCATCGACCGCGTCGTGGCGGGTCCGCAGAAGCGGACCCGGATCATGTCCGAGAAGGAGAAGAAGATCACCGCGTACCACGAGGGCGGACACGCCCTGGTCGCGGCGGCCTCACCTCAGTCGGACCCGGTCCACAAGATCACGATCCTCTCCCGCGGCCGCGCCCTCGGTTACACGATGGTGCTCCCGGAGGAGGACAAGTACTCCACGACGCGCAACGAGATGCTCGACCAGCTGGCTTACATGCTGGGCGGGCGCGCGGCCGAGGAGCTGGTCTTCCACGATCCGACCACCGGCGCTGCGAACGACATCGAGAAGGCCACGGCAACGGCCCGCGCGATGGTCACGCAGTACGGCATGACGGAGCGGCTCGGTGCGATCAAGTTCGGTGGCGACAACACCGAACCCTTCGTGGGCCGCGAGATGGGCCATCAGCGCGACTACTCGGAAGAGGTCGCCGCGCTGGTCGACGAAGAGGTCAAGAAGCTCATCGAGAGCGCGCACAACGACGCGTGGGAGATCCTGGTCGAGAACCGGGACGTTCTTGACGCACTGGTTCTCCAGCTCCTTGAGAAGGAGACCCTCGGCAAGGCGGAGATCGCCGAGATCTTCGCTCCGATCGTCAGGCGTCCGGCGCGTCCGGCGTGGACCGGCTCCGCCCGGCGCACGCCGTCCACCCGGCCGCCGGTGCTCTCCCCGAAGGAGCTCGCCCTCACCAACGGCGCCACCACGGCGAACGGTTCGTCGGTCGCGGACGTTGTCCCGGCCACCGAGTCGATCCCCGAGGAGCGACCCGAGAGCTAG
- the folE gene encoding GTP cyclohydrolase I FolE, producing the protein MTDPVTLDGQDSIGEFDEKRAAAAVRELLLAVGEDPDREGLRETPGRVARAYKEIFAGLYQTPEDVLTTTFDLGHDEMVLVKDIEVFSTCEHHLVPFHGVAHVGYIPATSGKITGLSKLARLVDVYARRPQVQERLTTQIADSLMKILEPRGVVVVVECEHMCMSMRGIRKPGAKTLTSAVRGQLRDPATRAEAMSLIMAR; encoded by the coding sequence ATGACCGACCCGGTGACGCTGGACGGCCAGGATTCGATCGGCGAGTTCGACGAGAAGCGGGCCGCGGCGGCCGTACGTGAGCTCCTCCTCGCCGTGGGCGAGGACCCGGACCGGGAAGGGCTGCGGGAGACCCCGGGGCGGGTGGCGCGGGCGTACAAGGAGATATTCGCGGGCCTGTACCAGACGCCCGAGGACGTCCTGACGACCACGTTCGACCTCGGCCACGACGAGATGGTGCTGGTCAAGGACATCGAGGTGTTCAGCACCTGTGAACATCACCTGGTGCCGTTCCACGGGGTGGCCCACGTCGGGTACATCCCGGCGACCAGCGGCAAGATCACCGGTCTGTCGAAGCTGGCCCGGCTGGTGGACGTCTACGCCCGGCGGCCGCAGGTCCAGGAGCGGCTCACCACCCAGATCGCCGACTCGCTGATGAAGATCCTGGAGCCGCGCGGCGTCGTCGTCGTCGTGGAGTGCGAGCACATGTGCATGTCGATGCGCGGTATCCGCAAGCCCGGTGCGAAGACGCTGACCTCGGCGGTACGCGGCCAGCTCCGTGACCCCGCGACGCGTGCCGAGGCCATGAGCCTGATCATGGCGCGCTGA
- a CDS encoding DUF3180 domain-containing protein has protein sequence MKQLRLGVLAGLFVGAGVLSWGGARLWDALGTLPSVPLAAPIVLAVIAVVLLATALSIRSRLRAQRERRPGAKGVEPLMAARAVVFGQASALVVALVSGMYGGTGVFLLGSLDMPARRDQAIYAGFAVLAGIAVIAAALFLERVCKLPDDEDDNKNAAGA, from the coding sequence GTGAAGCAACTACGGCTCGGAGTACTGGCCGGCCTCTTCGTCGGCGCCGGGGTGCTGTCCTGGGGCGGCGCCCGCCTCTGGGACGCCCTCGGCACCCTGCCGAGCGTGCCGCTGGCCGCGCCCATCGTGCTCGCCGTGATCGCCGTCGTCCTGCTGGCGACGGCGCTCTCCATCCGCTCCCGGCTGCGCGCCCAGCGTGAGCGCCGGCCGGGCGCGAAGGGCGTCGAACCGCTGATGGCGGCCCGCGCCGTGGTCTTCGGCCAGGCCAGCGCCCTCGTCGTCGCCCTCGTCTCGGGGATGTACGGCGGCACGGGCGTCTTCCTGCTCGGCTCCCTCGACATGCCGGCCCGCCGCGACCAGGCGATCTACGCCGGCTTCGCGGTCCTGGCCGGCATCGCGGTCATCGCGGCGGCCCTGTTCCTGGAGCGCGTCTGCAAGCTCCCGGACGACGAGGACGACAACAAGAACGCGGCGGGGGCCTAA
- the folK gene encoding 2-amino-4-hydroxy-6-hydroxymethyldihydropteridine diphosphokinase, which yields MTAFSTEGQSDPTVQPVPASVVEQVDAADITLSNPKRAVISLGSNLGNRLETLQGAIDALEDTPGLRVKAVSPVYETEPWGVEAGSQPSYFNAVVVVKTTLPPSSLLERGQAIEEAFDRVREERWGPRTIDVDIVAYADLVSDDPLLTLPHPRARERAFVLAPWHDVDPAAQLPGVGPVADLLAGVGRGSVLPRADLELRLPE from the coding sequence ATGACTGCATTTTCTACCGAGGGGCAGAGCGACCCGACCGTACAGCCGGTTCCCGCCTCCGTGGTCGAGCAGGTGGACGCCGCGGACATCACCCTCTCCAACCCCAAACGCGCCGTGATCTCCCTGGGCTCCAATCTCGGCAACCGCCTGGAGACCCTGCAGGGCGCCATCGACGCCCTGGAGGACACCCCCGGCCTCCGGGTCAAGGCGGTCTCCCCGGTGTACGAGACGGAGCCGTGGGGCGTCGAGGCCGGCTCCCAGCCGTCGTACTTCAACGCGGTGGTCGTCGTGAAGACGACGCTGCCCCCGTCCTCCCTGCTGGAGCGCGGCCAGGCCATCGAGGAGGCCTTCGACCGGGTCCGGGAGGAACGGTGGGGTCCGCGCACGATCGACGTCGACATCGTCGCGTACGCCGACCTGGTCTCCGACGACCCACTGCTCACCCTCCCGCACCCGCGGGCCCGCGAGCGCGCCTTCGTCCTCGCCCCGTGGCACGACGTGGATCCCGCGGCCCAGTTGCCCGGCGTCGGCCCGGTGGCCGATCTGCTGGCCGGTGTCGGCCGCGGCAGCGTACTGCCCCGGGCCGACCTGGAACTCCGGCTGCCCGAGTAG
- the folB gene encoding dihydroneopterin aldolase, producing the protein MDRVALRGLKARGHHGVFPREREEGQTFIVDLVLGLDTRPAAAADDLTKTVHYGVVAEEVVDVVKGEPVDLIETLAERIAQQCLKHEGVEEVEVVVHKPDAPITVPFDDVTITITRSRA; encoded by the coding sequence GTGGATCGTGTCGCGCTGCGCGGCCTCAAGGCCCGTGGGCACCATGGCGTCTTTCCCCGGGAACGGGAAGAGGGACAGACGTTCATCGTGGACCTGGTGCTCGGCCTCGACACCCGTCCCGCGGCAGCCGCCGACGACCTGACGAAGACCGTGCACTACGGCGTGGTCGCGGAGGAGGTCGTCGACGTCGTCAAGGGCGAACCGGTCGATCTGATCGAGACGCTCGCGGAGCGCATCGCCCAGCAGTGCCTCAAGCACGAAGGCGTCGAGGAGGTGGAGGTCGTGGTGCACAAGCCGGATGCGCCCATCACCGTCCCCTTCGACGACGTCACCATCACCATCACCCGGAGCCGAGCATGA
- a CDS encoding nuclear transport factor 2 family protein, whose amino-acid sequence MNESRDEHADAAADIEAVEQANTAFYEAMERGDLDELTALWLPGEDLTVSCVHPGWPVLTGRGEVLRSYALIMANTEYIQFFLTDVGVSMTGDTALVTCTENILSGGPAEEGSSLGPLVGQLVVATNVFRRTPDGWKLWSHHGSPVLAETGEEEDEESPT is encoded by the coding sequence GTGAACGAGTCGCGGGACGAGCACGCGGACGCGGCCGCCGACATCGAGGCGGTCGAGCAGGCGAACACCGCCTTCTACGAGGCGATGGAGCGCGGGGACCTCGACGAGCTCACCGCCCTCTGGCTGCCCGGCGAGGACCTCACCGTCTCCTGCGTCCACCCCGGCTGGCCGGTGCTCACCGGCCGCGGCGAGGTGCTGCGCAGTTACGCCCTGATCATGGCGAACACCGAGTACATCCAGTTCTTCCTGACCGACGTCGGGGTCTCCATGACGGGCGACACCGCCCTGGTCACCTGTACCGAGAACATCCTCAGCGGCGGTCCGGCCGAGGAGGGCAGCTCACTGGGGCCGCTCGTGGGGCAACTGGTGGTCGCCACCAATGTGTTCCGGCGCACTCCGGACGGCTGGAAGCTCTGGTCCCACCACGGCTCGCCCGTTCTGGCCGAAACCGGTGAGGAAGAGGACGAAGAGTCCCCCACCTGA
- the folP gene encoding dihydropteroate synthase: MSTLRGRGTVQGLPEWDRCAVMGVVNVTPDSFSDGGRWFDTTTAVKHGLDLVGEGADLVDVGGESTRPGASRVDESEELRRVVPVVRGLVSEGVTVSVDTMRARVAEQAVDAGAVLVNDVSGGLADPDMVPVVAAAAVPFVVMHWRGFSESMNSRAVYGDVVAEVVEELRVRMDAVVAGGVAAERIVIDPGLGFAKDAGHDLSLIARLDALHDLGRPLLVAASRKRFLGHVLAGAGAAPPPARERDAATAAISALSARAGAWAVRVHEVRATADAVRVARAVEGAA; encoded by the coding sequence ATGAGTACGTTGCGTGGACGAGGCACGGTCCAGGGCCTGCCGGAGTGGGACCGCTGCGCGGTCATGGGTGTCGTCAATGTGACCCCCGACTCCTTCTCCGACGGGGGCCGCTGGTTCGACACCACGACGGCCGTCAAACATGGTCTCGACCTGGTCGGCGAGGGCGCCGACCTCGTCGATGTCGGCGGTGAGTCGACCCGCCCCGGCGCCAGCCGGGTGGACGAGTCCGAGGAGCTGCGCCGGGTGGTCCCGGTGGTCCGGGGCCTGGTCTCGGAAGGGGTCACGGTCTCCGTGGACACCATGCGGGCCCGGGTCGCCGAGCAGGCCGTCGATGCCGGAGCGGTCCTCGTCAACGACGTGAGCGGCGGCCTCGCCGACCCGGACATGGTCCCGGTCGTCGCCGCCGCCGCGGTGCCCTTCGTCGTCATGCACTGGCGCGGCTTCAGCGAGTCCATGAACAGCCGGGCGGTCTACGGGGACGTCGTCGCCGAGGTCGTCGAGGAGCTGCGGGTCCGGATGGACGCCGTGGTCGCGGGCGGTGTCGCGGCCGAACGGATCGTGATCGACCCCGGTCTCGGCTTCGCCAAGGACGCCGGCCACGACCTCTCGCTCATCGCCCGCCTGGACGCGCTGCACGACCTGGGCCGCCCGCTGCTGGTCGCCGCGTCCCGGAAGCGTTTCCTGGGCCACGTACTGGCCGGAGCGGGCGCCGCCCCGCCGCCCGCCCGCGAACGCGACGCGGCCACCGCCGCGATCTCCGCGCTCTCCGCCCGCGCCGGTGCCTGGGCCGTCCGGGTCCACGAGGTACGGGCCACCGCCGACGCCGTACGCGTCGCCCGCGCCGTCGAGGGAGCCGCGTGA
- a CDS encoding phosphatidylglycerol lysyltransferase domain-containing protein, with amino-acid sequence MSVTLDGDKSGSVPNSARKFVRGPRPETVPVLVGTACTVVGLIDVASGVFPRFRHSRMHTLAEVLPGALGPFAAALSLSAGVLLLLLAHGLKRHKRRAWRAAVVLLPAGALSQFLYRHSLLGAVVSLTLCCLLVRHRSEFAALPDPRSRWRALANFVLLGAGSLGLGLVIVSVHPGRLVGNPSIADRLQHVLYGLFGFEGPVEYAGVTSWTVGYSLGALGLLTAVTTIYLAFRPEHPAARLTEDDEVRLRALLERHGRRDSLGHFALRRDKGVVFSPSGKAAVCYRVVSGVMLASGDPIGDVEAWPGAIERFMDEARAHSWTPAVMGCSETGGEVWTRETGLDALELGDEAVVDVADFSLAGRAMRNVRQMVKRIERGGYETRVRRVADIGEAELARIRRAAADWRGTDNERGFSMALGRIGDGADGDCFIATAHKVDEQSAESPYGDLKAVLHFVPWGTDGMSLDLMRRDRAADPGMNELLIVASLQAAPRLGITRVSLNFAMFRSALARGEKLGAGPVLRIWRGLLIFLSRWFQIESLYKFNAKFRPRWEPRFVVYRTARDLPRISLAAMQAEGFVNFALPRPLARRLPQSGRRPCAHAPATAGEHSAHAA; translated from the coding sequence ATGTCTGTCACGCTAGATGGGGATAAATCGGGATCGGTTCCGAATAGCGCACGCAAGTTCGTGCGCGGACCGCGACCAGAAACCGTACCGGTGCTCGTCGGCACCGCCTGCACCGTAGTCGGCCTGATCGATGTCGCCTCCGGGGTCTTCCCGCGCTTCCGCCACAGCCGGATGCACACCCTCGCCGAGGTCCTCCCCGGCGCCCTCGGCCCCTTCGCCGCCGCGCTCTCGCTGAGCGCCGGCGTCCTGCTGCTGCTCCTGGCCCACGGCCTCAAGCGGCACAAGCGACGGGCCTGGCGGGCGGCCGTCGTGCTGCTCCCGGCCGGTGCGCTGTCCCAGTTCCTCTACCGGCACTCGCTGCTGGGCGCGGTCGTCTCACTGACGCTGTGCTGTCTGCTGGTACGTCATCGGAGTGAATTCGCCGCGCTCCCCGACCCGCGCAGCCGCTGGAGGGCGCTGGCCAACTTCGTCCTCCTCGGCGCGGGTTCGCTCGGCCTCGGCCTGGTCATCGTCAGCGTCCACCCCGGCCGGCTGGTCGGGAACCCCAGCATCGCCGACCGGCTCCAGCACGTGCTGTACGGCCTGTTCGGCTTCGAAGGCCCGGTCGAGTACGCCGGTGTCACCTCCTGGACCGTGGGGTACTCGCTCGGTGCGCTCGGCCTGCTGACCGCCGTCACCACCATCTACCTCGCGTTCCGCCCCGAACATCCTGCCGCCCGCCTCACCGAGGACGACGAGGTCCGGCTGCGCGCGCTGCTGGAGCGGCACGGCCGCCGTGACTCGCTCGGCCACTTCGCGCTCCGCCGCGACAAGGGTGTGGTGTTCTCCCCCAGCGGCAAGGCCGCCGTCTGCTACCGGGTGGTGTCCGGGGTGATGCTGGCCAGCGGCGACCCGATCGGCGACGTGGAGGCGTGGCCGGGCGCCATCGAACGGTTCATGGACGAGGCCAGGGCCCACTCCTGGACGCCCGCCGTGATGGGCTGCAGCGAGACCGGCGGCGAGGTCTGGACCCGCGAGACCGGCCTCGACGCCCTGGAACTCGGCGACGAGGCGGTGGTGGATGTCGCGGATTTCTCCCTCGCCGGACGTGCGATGCGCAACGTACGCCAGATGGTGAAGCGCATTGAGCGCGGCGGGTACGAGACCCGGGTCCGGCGCGTGGCCGACATCGGCGAGGCCGAGCTGGCCCGCATCCGGCGGGCCGCGGCCGACTGGCGCGGCACCGACAACGAGCGCGGCTTCTCCATGGCGCTCGGCCGGATCGGCGACGGCGCCGACGGGGACTGCTTCATCGCCACCGCCCACAAGGTCGACGAACAGAGCGCCGAATCCCCGTACGGCGATCTGAAGGCCGTGCTCCACTTCGTCCCGTGGGGCACCGACGGGATGTCCCTGGACCTCATGCGCCGCGACCGCGCCGCCGACCCCGGGATGAACGAGTTGCTGATCGTCGCCTCCCTCCAGGCCGCACCGCGGCTCGGCATCACCCGCGTCTCGCTGAACTTCGCGATGTTCCGCTCCGCGCTGGCCCGCGGCGAGAAGCTGGGCGCCGGACCGGTGCTGCGGATCTGGCGCGGACTGCTGATCTTTCTGTCGCGCTGGTTCCAGATCGAGTCGCTGTACAAGTTCAACGCCAAGTTCCGGCCACGCTGGGAGCCACGTTTCGTGGTCTACCGCACCGCCCGCGATCTGCCCCGGATCTCACTGGCGGCCATGCAGGCCGAGGGGTTCGTCAACTTCGCGCTCCCCCGTCCGCTGGCCCGCAGGCTGCCGCAGAGCGGACGGCGTCCGTGCGCGCACGCGCCGGCCACCGCCGGGGAGCACAGCGCCCACGCGGCGTGA